In Vitis vinifera cultivar Pinot Noir 40024 chromosome 17, ASM3070453v1, one genomic interval encodes:
- the LOC132252777 gene encoding uncharacterized protein LOC132252777 gives MGSFMEHVLPGTLFLAVSLWHICNVVVRFVMNPKGFQVRVLNPVSGFDGRLRYLELYVVAIGAFIDMCIEFLYSTHLKFFVNGVLNPSHTNDFEHSEMLLMFFIFGVVALFPQQTGLVQN, from the coding sequence ATGGGTTCATTCATGGAGCATGTTCTGCCAGGAACGCTGTTTCTAGCAGTGAGTTTGTGGCACATATGCAACGTAGTGGTGAGATTTGTGATGAACCCAAAGGGGTTTCAGGTTCGGGTTTTGAACCCAGTGTCTGGTTTTGATGGAAGGCTTAGATACTTGGAGCTTTATGTGGTGGCAATCGGAGCTTTTATTGATATGTGCATAGAGTTTTTGTATTCAACTCATCTCAAGTTCTTTGTGAATGGGGTCTTGAACCCATCTCACACGAATGACTTTGAGCACTCTGAGATGCTTCTCATGTTCTTTATTTTCGGGGTCGTCGCCTTGTTCCCCCAGCAAACCGGGCTTGTTCAAAACTGA